In the Staphylococcus sp. IVB6240 genome, one interval contains:
- a CDS encoding MerR family transcriptional regulator codes for MTTYSIGDLARMFDVSTRTLQYYDEKGVLSPAYVNENHYRVYTEIEVEKLKLIQIMKALGMQLKEIKTLFATEGTLDTVRLILDQKIRH; via the coding sequence ATGACAACCTATTCAATCGGTGATTTGGCACGCATGTTTGATGTTTCTACACGGACTTTACAATACTATGATGAGAAGGGTGTCTTGTCTCCTGCATATGTAAATGAGAACCACTATAGAGTCTATACGGAAATAGAAGTGGAAAAATTGAAGCTCATACAGATTATGAAAGCTTTGGGTATGCAGTTGAAGGAAATCAAAACATTATTTGCCACAGAAGGAACACTTGATACGGTACGATTAATTTTAGACCAAAAAATAAGACATTAG
- a CDS encoding YhgE/Pip domain-containing protein: MKQAFKLFLTDLKGIGKAPGALILLAGLAILPSFYAWFNLEATWDPYSNTGNIKIAVVNEDEGDMVRDDKINVGNKIEETLHKDDHFDWQFVSRDEADKGLYKGKYYAAMYIPKQFSHQITGTLRKDPQQAKVTYKVNQKLNAIAPKMTDAGTSEIVKKANESFDKVVTKVLLEEANRLGIKLEEQVPTYEKIRDGVDAAYQALPKIEKFRKAIIYVDDNQGKIDQYADEFRNLGNYKDEAVTAAEKLNQLNASIPAINERAKLVLKLNDYMPEIERALQVASGVPEYFPRINQGVDTAIAGTEKGLQTLDTASQLLPTIEQRVNLYEQGINQVRDVNQGFSDRLTQSQAQGNQSISQQNGGNLINNGANVPSLNQSTDQNGLVNQAGQAVNNAIQNGVNNPNNIQNGMNNQINLQNGMNNQNNVQTAPQSTQTTHYQTMQLSTQTDNQMMPLPDGQVITENEAEQMGTDYEHALSSVNDMMASQLEATQQDLDAAKNMSFGILSSNQPDTFEQPLAHLIARMNHASKTLRDYRDWLTEVEQAEGIDLTKEQEQLKNTQQDIKAMTKRLNALQDAITAGNTGKAEAQDVIDALDSLHKRLADVNGTVKNDIAKALLDVSTRVGSALDKGSATIDTVQEKLQTTKEIVRKGQVILSDANTRLVQLRDVLPTVEAKYNKAMSIAQQYYPEFKQGVARAADFVRNDLPEVEANIAKATDTVNAKLPEAFEKYDTLNALLDQNQPKAKRVLSNLADFARNDLPQVEQDLVKAEKVFNELEEENTLEDLINLLRNDLKKQAGVIAHPIEIDQHNVFPVKDYGSASTPFYTALAIWVGTLLLVSMLTVHNKHEKLKPYLTIRETYLGKMGLFMMMNMIQAFIVSVGDIVILKASVESAPLFIAISVYSAVIFTTIVYTLVSVLGNPGKALAIIILVLQIAGGGGTFPIEVTPEFFQKLHPFLPFSYSIDALREAVGGPVTEILVHKLMMLTVFGIVFFLIGIIGKPYLNPVVHKLAERAEKSNLFE, from the coding sequence ATGAAACAAGCATTCAAGCTGTTTTTAACGGATTTGAAAGGGATCGGTAAAGCACCTGGTGCATTGATATTATTAGCAGGGCTTGCTATTTTACCTTCATTTTACGCATGGTTCAATCTTGAAGCGACATGGGATCCATATTCTAATACAGGCAATATTAAAATTGCTGTGGTCAATGAAGACGAAGGGGATATGGTGCGTGATGATAAGATTAATGTTGGGAATAAGATTGAGGAAACGCTACATAAAGATGATCATTTTGACTGGCAGTTTGTGAGTCGTGATGAGGCAGATAAAGGCTTATATAAAGGGAAGTATTATGCAGCTATGTATATCCCAAAACAATTTTCACATCAAATTACAGGAACGTTAAGAAAAGACCCGCAGCAAGCGAAAGTCACTTATAAAGTGAATCAAAAGTTGAATGCGATCGCACCTAAGATGACCGATGCAGGTACGAGTGAAATTGTTAAAAAAGCAAATGAAAGCTTCGATAAAGTTGTGACGAAAGTATTGTTAGAAGAAGCGAACCGATTGGGTATTAAGCTTGAAGAACAAGTACCAACGTATGAAAAAATTCGTGATGGTGTGGATGCAGCATATCAAGCACTACCTAAAATCGAAAAGTTTCGTAAAGCAATTATTTATGTCGATGATAATCAAGGTAAGATTGATCAATATGCCGATGAGTTCCGAAACTTAGGCAATTATAAAGATGAAGCAGTCACTGCTGCGGAAAAACTGAACCAATTGAATGCGAGTATTCCGGCAATTAATGAACGTGCGAAGTTAGTGTTGAAATTGAACGACTATATGCCAGAGATTGAACGTGCTTTGCAAGTGGCGAGTGGTGTTCCGGAATATTTCCCACGTATTAATCAAGGCGTGGATACAGCAATTGCGGGTACGGAAAAAGGATTGCAAACACTTGATACAGCAAGTCAATTATTGCCAACGATTGAACAGCGTGTGAATCTTTATGAACAAGGTATCAATCAAGTACGTGATGTGAATCAAGGTTTCTCCGATCGTTTGACACAAAGCCAAGCACAAGGGAACCAGTCCATATCACAACAAAATGGTGGAAATCTTATTAATAATGGGGCAAATGTGCCATCATTAAATCAATCGACAGATCAGAATGGGCTTGTCAATCAAGCAGGACAAGCAGTCAATAATGCTATTCAAAATGGTGTAAATAACCCAAATAATATCCAAAATGGCATGAATAACCAAATTAACTTGCAAAATGGCATGAACAATCAGAACAATGTTCAAACAGCACCACAAAGTACACAAACAACACATTATCAAACGATGCAACTTAGTACGCAAACAGATAATCAGATGATGCCGTTACCAGATGGACAAGTCATTACAGAGAATGAAGCGGAACAAATGGGGACGGATTATGAACATGCTTTAAGTAGCGTGAATGATATGATGGCATCACAACTGGAAGCGACACAACAAGACCTTGATGCAGCGAAAAATATGAGTTTTGGTATTTTGAGTAGTAATCAACCGGATACATTTGAGCAGCCTCTAGCACATTTGATTGCACGTATGAATCATGCAAGTAAGACGTTGCGTGACTATCGCGATTGGTTGACAGAAGTGGAACAAGCAGAAGGCATTGATTTAACGAAAGAGCAAGAGCAGTTGAAAAATACGCAACAAGACATCAAAGCGATGACGAAACGCTTGAATGCTTTGCAAGATGCGATTACTGCTGGAAATACAGGTAAAGCAGAGGCTCAAGATGTGATTGATGCACTGGATTCATTACACAAACGTTTGGCTGACGTGAATGGAACAGTGAAAAATGATATTGCTAAAGCGTTATTAGATGTTTCAACACGTGTTGGATCAGCACTTGATAAAGGATCAGCCACAATAGATACCGTTCAAGAAAAATTACAGACAACAAAAGAAATCGTACGTAAAGGACAAGTGATTCTTTCCGATGCGAATACACGATTAGTACAGTTGCGAGATGTGTTGCCAACTGTAGAAGCGAAATATAATAAAGCCATGTCTATTGCCCAACAGTATTATCCAGAGTTTAAGCAAGGTGTGGCACGTGCAGCTGACTTTGTACGCAATGATTTACCGGAAGTAGAGGCCAATATTGCGAAGGCGACAGATACAGTGAATGCGAAGTTACCGGAAGCATTTGAGAAGTATGATACATTGAATGCGTTATTAGATCAAAATCAACCAAAAGCGAAACGTGTGTTATCTAATCTTGCAGACTTCGCACGCAATGATTTGCCACAAGTAGAACAAGACTTAGTTAAAGCTGAGAAAGTTTTTAATGAATTAGAAGAGGAAAATACGCTAGAAGATCTCATTAACTTATTGCGTAATGACTTGAAAAAACAAGCAGGTGTGATTGCGCATCCAATTGAAATTGATCAACATAATGTTTTCCCAGTGAAAGATTATGGTTCTGCAAGTACACCGTTCTACACAGCACTTGCGATATGGGTAGGAACATTGTTGTTAGTGAGCATGTTAACGGTACACAATAAACATGAAAAACTTAAACCATATTTAACCATTCGTGAAACATACTTAGGTAAAATGGGCCTCTTCATGATGATGAACATGATTCAAGCCTTTATCGTTTCAGTTGGTGATATTGTGATTCTGAAGGCATCTGTTGAATCTGCACCACTGTTCATTGCTATTAGTGTCTATTCAGCTGTTATTTTTACGACAATTGTTTATACACTCGTATCTGTATTAGGAAACCCAGGTAAAGCACTTGCGATTATTATCTTAGTCTTACAAATTGCAGGTGGTGGTGGGACATTCCCGATTGAAGTCACACCTGAGTTTTTCCAAAAATTACACCCGTTCTTACCATTCTCTTATAGTATTGATGCATTAAGAGAGGCAGTCGGTGGACCTGTTACTGAAATATTGGTACACAAGCTCATGATGCTGACGGTATTTGGTATTGTGTTCTTCTTAATCGGTATCATTGGTAAGCCATACTTGAACCCAGTTGTACACAAACTGGCTGAACGTGCAGAGAAGAGTAATCTTTTTGAATAG
- a CDS encoding type II toxin-antitoxin system HicB family antitoxin: MTYHFYAVLQKEGTAYNIYFPDLPGIFTYANNIEDALDMAQDALEGHLLVMEDDHDTIPKPSDFQTLSVQCQSHEQLQLIPAHTHIVRLREANKTVNKMVSLPQYLVKLGKEKNINFSQTLQRALKDELHL, from the coding sequence ATGACTTATCATTTTTATGCTGTCCTACAAAAAGAAGGTACAGCTTACAATATTTACTTCCCAGACTTACCTGGTATTTTTACTTATGCAAATAATATTGAAGATGCGCTTGATATGGCACAAGATGCATTAGAGGGACACTTGTTGGTAATGGAAGACGATCATGATACCATTCCTAAACCTTCTGACTTCCAGACGCTCTCTGTACAATGCCAAAGCCATGAGCAACTGCAATTAATTCCTGCTCATACACATATTGTAAGACTTAGAGAAGCCAATAAAACTGTTAATAAGATGGTCAGTCTCCCACAATACTTGGTGAAACTTGGTAAGGAAAAGAATATTAACTTTAGCCAAACATTGCAACGTGCTTTAAAAGATGAACTACATTTGTAA
- a CDS encoding amidase domain-containing protein, whose translation MMKRKVFYTALLSTALVASPTTSSFAEAASQKTQAALEQDLTKQSEDVLTEDPFDIVPEEETDDVTPKEKANPSKKERSEKNKDAIKTSTKEDQNDLHSSLMDPFDQWLYNTAIGSSSTAGHDIAVPESPEETTQNTGVEVQDNTGQSEVTQTPSPNLSTDERDFFDNLNAILNEETPFDDLVSSEDFNSEDESADGLSQDTMDQGTQTHDDETSDEEETLDERQLDTTDETDDLDTTQDEQTEEQKVTPDNDSETSNTDDEDNGTNTPTDDTNAATQEGKTSMKDDIMIEALLDEYSDKSKKTQTEQQKSQSSKQTSNNPQIPPKETYTGGREQAPAQSFDDLPNHSKTRQTTWFQEYALSGNQASSPSDIRVAPNQSTRKFINDIAEDAHRIGQENDLYASIMIAQAILESDSGRSDLAQSPNYNLFGMKGAYHGEKVGFNTLESNGSHMYQIHADFRKYPNKKASLEDYAKLIKGGIDGNPNIYKGVWKSESSSYRTATSKLVGTYATDPNYDTKLKQLIQTYDLTRFDQKKMPKLLESQIVSDAKDASSKDFKTFHTTGSSPYPHGQCTWYVYHRMAQFGKSISGTMGNGGEWTNSAHANGYKVTNQPTKHSAVVFGPGQLGADSYYGHVAFVEDVRSDGSIVISESNVKGLGVISYRTIDATSAQSLDYIVR comes from the coding sequence ATGATGAAAAGGAAAGTATTTTATACCGCTCTATTATCCACAGCGCTTGTTGCATCTCCTACAACAAGTAGCTTTGCTGAAGCTGCAAGCCAAAAGACACAAGCAGCACTTGAACAAGATCTTACAAAACAATCAGAAGATGTATTAACAGAAGATCCTTTCGATATCGTACCAGAAGAAGAAACAGATGATGTCACACCAAAAGAGAAAGCAAATCCATCTAAGAAAGAACGTAGTGAAAAAAATAAAGATGCTATTAAAACTTCTACTAAAGAGGATCAAAATGACCTTCACTCATCACTTATGGATCCCTTTGACCAATGGCTCTACAATACAGCTATAGGTAGCTCAAGTACAGCTGGTCATGACATTGCTGTACCAGAATCACCAGAAGAAACAACGCAAAATACAGGTGTAGAAGTGCAGGATAATACAGGACAAAGTGAAGTAACGCAGACGCCATCACCTAACCTATCTACGGATGAACGTGACTTCTTTGATAACCTAAATGCCATTCTAAATGAAGAAACACCATTTGACGATCTTGTTTCATCAGAGGATTTCAATTCAGAAGACGAGTCCGCTGATGGTCTTTCACAAGACACAATGGATCAAGGAACACAAACACATGATGATGAAACCTCTGATGAGGAAGAAACATTAGATGAGAGACAATTAGATACAACAGATGAAACGGACGATCTTGATACAACACAAGATGAACAAACAGAAGAACAGAAAGTCACACCCGACAATGATAGTGAGACATCCAATACAGATGATGAAGATAATGGGACAAATACGCCAACAGACGATACAAATGCTGCAACACAAGAAGGCAAAACATCTATGAAAGATGACATTATGATTGAAGCATTATTAGATGAATATAGTGATAAATCTAAAAAAACACAAACAGAACAACAAAAATCACAAAGTTCAAAACAAACATCTAACAATCCACAAATTCCACCAAAAGAAACTTACACTGGAGGGCGTGAACAAGCACCTGCACAATCATTTGATGACTTACCGAACCATTCTAAAACGCGTCAAACAACTTGGTTCCAAGAGTATGCGCTAAGTGGAAATCAGGCAAGTTCACCTTCTGATATACGTGTTGCCCCAAATCAGTCAACACGTAAATTTATTAATGATATTGCCGAAGATGCACACCGTATTGGACAAGAAAATGACCTTTACGCCTCTATCATGATTGCACAGGCTATTTTAGAATCAGATTCTGGTCGCAGTGACTTGGCTCAGTCACCGAACTATAATTTATTTGGTATGAAAGGTGCCTATCACGGAGAAAAAGTTGGTTTTAACACATTGGAATCCAATGGAAGTCATATGTATCAAATTCATGCCGACTTCCGAAAATATCCAAATAAAAAAGCCTCTCTCGAAGATTATGCCAAACTCATAAAAGGTGGCATTGATGGCAACCCTAACATTTATAAAGGTGTGTGGAAAAGTGAAAGTAGCAGCTATCGTACCGCTACGTCAAAACTTGTAGGTACATATGCGACGGATCCTAACTATGATACGAAACTGAAACAACTTATTCAGACATATGACTTAACACGTTTCGATCAGAAAAAAATGCCTAAATTATTAGAATCTCAAATTGTATCTGACGCGAAAGATGCAAGTAGCAAAGACTTTAAAACATTCCATACTACTGGTAGCTCTCCATATCCACACGGTCAGTGTACTTGGTACGTCTACCACCGCATGGCACAATTTGGTAAATCCATTTCAGGTACGATGGGAAATGGTGGCGAATGGACAAACTCTGCACATGCTAATGGCTATAAAGTGACAAATCAGCCGACCAAGCATAGCGCTGTCGTATTTGGCCCTGGCCAACTTGGTGCAGATAGTTATTACGGACATGTTGCCTTTGTAGAAGACGTACGAAGTGATGGCTCTATCGTGATTTCTGAATCAAATGTCAAAGGACTCGGTGTGATTTCATATCGTACAATTGATGCGACAAGTGCACAATCTTTAGACTATATCGTACGCTAA